A DNA window from Luteolibacter luteus contains the following coding sequences:
- a CDS encoding DNA polymerase III subunit alpha: protein MKAAPPFAEFHARSAFSFLRGASDPEIMMERAADIGLQTIAITDHAGFYGSARAYHEATKRGLRAITGATLDIDGAQVPVICATRKGYRILSRHLTNGHLKEIVRCYEMNGGDLMALTGDREGPVIRHLLRDDREAAIQAARGLIQMFGHGNVYVEIHRHGLRDDAKLNRYLIDLARQLRLPLLASNAPIYATREDRLLADAFTCLRHKTALDAAGLLLEPNGERYLKSPQQMAKLFSDLPEALSNTRELSERIGFTLEKLGYDFPSFQDENGRFMSLDEETEYLKAKCLKGVEWRYGKLTKEVAEKLDMELALIGKLGLSGYFLIVQDIVNYAREEKILCQGRGSAANSVVCFVLGITNVDAVKQKLVFERFLSDGPSKNEYKSWPDIDIDFPSGDQREKVIQYVFKKYGARGAAMTANVITYQPRSAFREMSKVLGFPPSVADRFSTLGGTPSQDSRFEEKKEGEEKKTSEQLEAEMHEAFEERMASLLPPSHPRLAALEKLYHAVLGLPRHLGQHSGGIVICNQGLDEVVPIQNASMPGRTIVQWDKDDCEDLGIVKIDLLGLGMLAAMENMIEVRRRKDPGFELASIDLDDRAVYDLMQRSDTIGTFQVESRAQMATLSILLPDHFYEVAIQVAIVRPGPIVGGLLNPYLRRRKGLDKPDWIHPSFEKTLERTLGVPLFQEQVLEMAKIIADFTGNEAAQLRRAMSFNRSHKRMQEVTAELRRRMAERGVDEEVQVKVIDAIGNFSLYGFPESHALSFASIAYWSCWFKVHEPAAFYAGLLNNQPMGFYSAHSLIQDAKRHGVQVLPASCVHSKVVTEVTGDKVVRLGLHRLKGVSQETQERIFREREKEPFESLGDFIHRVSPNVKERRVLAKSGALNDLPEVGHRRQAMWQVELPLYGDLLDANTRLMEEVLPAMSIHERLASDIAVQGASTGPHPMKLWRQRTDVPKVVTAAGLQQLPHGVPVRVGGLVICRQRPGTAKGHCFISLEDETGISNLFVKKENFHRLKLVIVSEPFLMAEGRVQISEGGQRTVFVSEVFPLPGSEPVHASESHDFH from the coding sequence ATGAAAGCCGCGCCTCCATTCGCGGAATTTCACGCGCGCTCCGCTTTCTCATTCCTTCGCGGCGCGAGCGATCCGGAGATCATGATGGAACGCGCCGCGGACATCGGTCTGCAGACCATCGCCATCACCGATCATGCCGGTTTCTACGGTTCCGCCCGGGCGTATCATGAGGCGACGAAACGCGGCCTCCGCGCGATTACCGGGGCGACCTTGGATATCGATGGCGCCCAGGTGCCGGTGATTTGTGCGACGCGGAAGGGTTATCGCATCCTGTCCCGTCATCTCACGAACGGGCACCTGAAGGAAATTGTCCGCTGCTATGAAATGAACGGCGGCGATCTCATGGCCCTCACCGGGGATCGCGAAGGACCGGTGATCCGGCATCTGCTCCGGGATGATCGGGAGGCAGCGATTCAGGCAGCGCGCGGGCTGATCCAGATGTTCGGCCATGGAAACGTATATGTGGAGATCCATCGCCACGGCCTGCGGGACGATGCGAAGTTGAACCGCTATCTCATCGACCTTGCCCGCCAGTTGCGCCTGCCCTTGCTGGCAAGCAATGCGCCCATTTACGCCACGCGCGAGGATCGCTTGCTGGCGGATGCCTTCACGTGCCTGCGCCATAAGACTGCGCTCGATGCGGCGGGCCTGCTGCTGGAGCCGAATGGCGAGCGTTACCTGAAGTCACCGCAGCAGATGGCGAAGCTCTTTTCGGATTTGCCGGAAGCTTTGTCCAATACCCGGGAGCTTTCCGAGCGCATCGGGTTTACCTTGGAGAAGCTGGGTTATGACTTTCCGTCTTTTCAGGATGAGAACGGGCGCTTCATGTCCTTGGATGAAGAGACCGAATATCTGAAGGCGAAATGCTTGAAAGGCGTGGAGTGGCGCTATGGAAAGCTCACCAAGGAAGTGGCCGAGAAGCTGGATATGGAGCTTGCCTTGATCGGCAAGCTCGGGCTTTCCGGATACTTCCTGATCGTGCAGGACATCGTGAACTACGCCCGTGAGGAAAAGATCCTCTGCCAAGGGCGGGGTTCTGCCGCGAACTCGGTCGTCTGCTTCGTGCTCGGCATTACCAACGTGGATGCGGTGAAGCAGAAGCTCGTCTTCGAGCGCTTTCTTTCCGATGGCCCCAGCAAGAACGAATACAAGTCTTGGCCGGACATAGACATCGACTTCCCCTCCGGCGACCAGCGCGAGAAAGTCATCCAATACGTCTTCAAAAAATACGGTGCGCGTGGTGCTGCGATGACCGCGAATGTCATCACCTATCAGCCGCGCTCCGCTTTCCGTGAGATGTCGAAGGTGCTCGGCTTTCCTCCATCCGTAGCAGATCGCTTTTCCACCCTCGGCGGGACGCCTTCCCAAGATAGCCGCTTCGAGGAGAAGAAGGAGGGAGAGGAGAAAAAAACGTCTGAGCAGCTCGAAGCCGAAATGCATGAGGCCTTTGAAGAAAGGATGGCCAGCCTCTTGCCGCCTTCGCATCCGCGCTTGGCAGCCTTGGAGAAGCTCTACCACGCCGTGCTCGGCCTGCCGCGTCATCTGGGGCAACATTCGGGTGGGATTGTAATCTGTAACCAAGGCCTTGATGAAGTGGTACCGATCCAGAATGCCAGCATGCCCGGTCGCACGATTGTCCAGTGGGACAAGGATGACTGCGAGGATCTGGGGATCGTGAAGATCGACCTGCTGGGCCTCGGCATGCTTGCGGCGATGGAGAACATGATCGAGGTGCGGAGGCGCAAGGATCCGGGATTCGAGCTCGCGAGCATCGATCTCGATGACAGGGCGGTCTATGACCTGATGCAGAGGTCGGACACAATTGGTACTTTCCAGGTAGAGTCGCGTGCGCAGATGGCGACCTTGTCGATTCTACTGCCTGATCATTTCTACGAAGTGGCCATTCAAGTAGCCATCGTGCGTCCGGGGCCGATCGTGGGCGGTTTGTTGAATCCTTACCTGAGACGACGAAAGGGCTTGGACAAGCCGGATTGGATTCATCCTTCGTTCGAGAAAACTCTTGAGCGCACGCTGGGCGTTCCTCTTTTCCAAGAGCAGGTGCTCGAAATGGCAAAGATCATTGCGGATTTCACCGGCAACGAGGCTGCGCAGTTGCGACGGGCGATGTCCTTCAATCGTTCGCACAAGCGGATGCAGGAAGTTACTGCCGAACTTCGCCGTCGTATGGCCGAACGCGGGGTGGATGAAGAAGTTCAGGTGAAGGTGATCGACGCGATTGGTAATTTCTCGCTCTACGGTTTCCCGGAAAGCCACGCTTTGTCCTTTGCCTCGATTGCCTACTGGTCCTGCTGGTTCAAGGTGCATGAACCGGCGGCCTTTTACGCCGGCCTGCTCAACAATCAGCCGATGGGCTTCTACTCGGCTCACTCCTTGATCCAAGATGCGAAGCGCCATGGAGTGCAGGTGCTGCCCGCCTCATGCGTGCATAGCAAAGTGGTGACCGAGGTGACCGGTGATAAAGTCGTCCGTCTCGGGCTGCATCGCTTGAAAGGCGTTTCGCAGGAAACTCAGGAAAGAATCTTTCGGGAACGGGAAAAAGAGCCCTTTGAATCCTTGGGAGACTTTATCCATCGCGTCTCTCCGAACGTAAAGGAGCGTCGAGTCCTCGCGAAGTCGGGAGCCTTGAACGACCTGCCGGAAGTCGGCCATCGGCGTCAGGCGATGTGGCAGGTGGAGCTGCCGCTTTATGGTGACCTCCTCGATGCGAATACCCGGTTGATGGAAGAGGTGCTTCCGGCGATGTCGATCCATGAACGCCTCGCCTCCGACATTGCCGTGCAAGGCGCTTCGACGGGACCGCATCCGATGAAGCTATGGCGCCAACGCACCGATGTCCCCAAGGTGGTGACTGCGGCCGGACTCCAGCAATTGCCCCATGGCGTGCCGGTGAGGGTGGGGGGCTTGGTGATCTGCCGTCAGCGTCCCGGCACCGCGAAAGGGCATTGCTTCATCTCCCTCGAGGATGAGACGGGAATCTCGAATCTCTTCGTGAAGAAAGAGAACTTCCATCGTCTCAAGCTGGTCATCGTCAGCGAACCCTTCCTGATGGCGGAAGGGCGGGTGCAGATCTCCGAAGGCGGGCAGCGAACGGTATTCGTCAGCGAGGTGTTTCCTTTGCCTGGCTCAGAACCCGTTCATGCCTCGGAGTCGCACGACTTTCATTAG
- a CDS encoding formylglycine-generating enzyme family protein — MKRFLVVLALLPACQKEKDKDQSPAAAANPSAPAQEAGLEKQDGMVKLKGGSYTMGHDGAFQTPFGPKEFPEEGPSHKVTVKPFWIDETEVTNAQFAAFVKATNYVTFAQREVKPEDFPEEARANLPPGGFANGSIVFREDAHIEGNPNIPGRSIEWWRWDPKANWQHPTGEGSSIEGKENYPVVCVTYEDASAYAKWADKRLPTEAEWEFAARGGLEGKIYCWGDELKPGDKWMANTWQGEFPNKNTGDDGFTGAAPARSFPPNAYGLYDMAGNVWEICNDLYDPNYFTECDPDNPQGPAQWVNRDTGQKNDGKVHRVTKGGSFLCHVSYCMRYRPAARHSQDSESPTNHTGFRCVRD; from the coding sequence ATGAAGCGATTTCTCGTCGTCCTCGCCCTGCTGCCTGCGTGCCAGAAGGAAAAGGACAAGGACCAGAGCCCTGCCGCTGCAGCCAATCCCTCTGCCCCGGCCCAAGAGGCTGGTTTGGAAAAACAAGACGGGATGGTGAAGTTGAAGGGCGGCTCCTACACGATGGGCCACGACGGTGCCTTCCAGACACCATTCGGGCCCAAGGAATTTCCGGAGGAAGGCCCTTCCCACAAGGTGACGGTGAAGCCTTTCTGGATCGACGAGACGGAGGTCACGAACGCCCAGTTCGCCGCCTTCGTAAAGGCCACGAACTACGTGACCTTCGCCCAACGCGAGGTGAAGCCGGAGGATTTCCCCGAAGAAGCCCGCGCCAATTTGCCGCCGGGCGGCTTTGCGAACGGCTCGATCGTTTTCCGCGAGGATGCCCACATCGAAGGCAATCCCAATATTCCCGGCCGCTCGATCGAGTGGTGGCGATGGGACCCGAAGGCAAACTGGCAGCACCCCACCGGCGAAGGCAGCTCGATCGAAGGCAAGGAGAACTACCCCGTGGTCTGCGTGACCTATGAGGATGCCAGCGCCTATGCCAAGTGGGCGGACAAGCGCCTGCCAACCGAGGCCGAATGGGAATTCGCCGCGCGCGGCGGGCTGGAAGGCAAGATCTACTGCTGGGGCGACGAACTGAAGCCAGGCGACAAGTGGATGGCGAACACTTGGCAAGGCGAGTTTCCCAACAAGAACACCGGCGACGACGGCTTCACCGGAGCCGCTCCGGCACGTTCCTTTCCGCCAAATGCCTATGGCCTCTATGACATGGCCGGGAACGTGTGGGAAATATGCAACGATCTCTACGATCCGAATTACTTCACCGAGTGCGATCCGGATAATCCCCAAGGCCCCGCGCAATGGGTAAACCGAGACACCGGCCAGAAGAATGACGGCAAGGTCCACCGCGTGACGAAGGGCGGCTCTTTCCTCTGCCACGTGTCCTACTGCATGCGCTACCGCCCGGCGGCGCGGCACTCGCAGGATAGCGAGTCCCCGACCAATCACACCGGCTTCCGCTGCGTGCGCGATTGA
- a CDS encoding MFS transporter → MNLYPLKGLPQQKQLWSWISYDVANQSFTLIVNTLLFSVFFTDVVVTSKGNENQLWSITFGASMLLAALASPIAGAAADERAWKKEGLIVTGFICAIFTCLLALIQPGQVWLAMLLYIPANFAFSVGENFLASFLPSLARQDQVGRVSGFSWGCAYAAALFLLCVTAAAIVGFGLKDQPRPFFVFAGVWFLAFMIPVMLWLKEPELNRPEHPGKNLLTVGFVRLGETLRHLKGYRDLATLLLASLFYGTGMSVVVFFASNLAKEYGFKDVERVIFLAVITVSGIIGTIIPMLFQDRVGHRRSTVVLLVVWILAAVSFAFYAYRHEVFVAAGGDPEGFIKWPLWVIGNLLGFGLGSLGSANRAFVGYLAPPDRAAEVFGLWGMMFKLAAIMTFPFAYARDKLGTPQALVLLAGFLIVGLILTFLVNEKRGHAAAQSGVL, encoded by the coding sequence ATGAATTTGTATCCGCTCAAGGGGCTGCCGCAGCAGAAGCAATTGTGGAGCTGGATCTCGTATGACGTGGCAAACCAGTCGTTCACCCTGATTGTGAACACGCTGCTCTTCTCCGTCTTCTTCACCGATGTGGTGGTGACCTCGAAGGGGAATGAGAACCAGCTCTGGTCGATCACCTTCGGCGCCAGCATGCTGCTGGCAGCTCTGGCATCCCCGATCGCCGGCGCGGCGGCGGACGAACGGGCCTGGAAAAAGGAAGGCCTGATCGTCACCGGCTTCATCTGCGCCATTTTCACCTGCCTGCTCGCCCTCATTCAGCCCGGCCAGGTTTGGCTGGCCATGCTGCTCTACATCCCGGCGAACTTCGCCTTCTCCGTGGGGGAGAACTTCCTCGCTAGCTTCCTGCCCAGCCTCGCGCGGCAGGATCAGGTCGGCAGGGTCAGCGGCTTTTCCTGGGGCTGCGCCTACGCGGCCGCCTTGTTCCTGCTCTGTGTCACCGCGGCAGCGATCGTCGGCTTCGGCCTGAAAGATCAGCCTCGTCCTTTCTTTGTCTTCGCTGGCGTCTGGTTCCTCGCCTTCATGATCCCGGTGATGCTCTGGTTGAAAGAGCCGGAGCTGAACCGCCCCGAACACCCGGGCAAGAACCTGCTCACCGTCGGCTTTGTCCGCCTCGGCGAGACCCTCCGCCATCTCAAAGGCTACCGCGATCTGGCCACGCTCCTGCTCGCCTCGCTCTTCTACGGCACCGGCATGAGCGTGGTGGTCTTCTTCGCCAGCAATCTCGCGAAGGAATACGGCTTCAAGGACGTGGAGCGGGTGATCTTCCTCGCGGTGATCACGGTTTCAGGAATCATCGGCACCATCATCCCCATGCTGTTCCAGGACCGCGTGGGTCACCGGCGTTCCACCGTCGTACTACTGGTCGTCTGGATCCTCGCGGCGGTCAGCTTCGCATTCTACGCCTACCGCCATGAGGTCTTTGTGGCGGCCGGCGGTGACCCGGAGGGCTTCATCAAATGGCCGCTGTGGGTCATCGGGAATCTTCTTGGCTTCGGTCTGGGCTCCCTCGGTTCCGCGAACCGCGCCTTTGTCGGCTACCTCGCACCGCCGGATCGCGCGGCGGAGGTCTTCGGCCTCTGGGGGATGATGTTCAAGCTGGCGGCGATCATGACCTTCCCCTTCGCCTATGCCCGCGACAAGCTGGGCACTCCGCAGGCCCTCGTGCTCCTGGCCGGCTTCCTCATCGTCGGCCTGATCCTCACCTTTCTGGTGAACGAAAAGCGCGGGCATGCCGCAGCCCAGAGCGGGGTCTTGTAG
- the hisA gene encoding phosphoribosylformimino-5-aminoimidazole carboxamide ribotide isomerase translates to MTQFRPCIDLHQGKVKQIVGGTLRDDGPGPRENFVASAGAGEFAGMFRGDQLTGGHVIKLGPGNDEAAREALAAWPGGLQIGGGIHSGNAREWLDAGASHVIVTSWLFEDGRFSEDRVKELVEKIGASRLVIDLSCRRTAQGWTVAMDRWQTLTDLDVTSATLDRLAPWCDEFLIHAADVEGLCGGIDGELVSMLGAWGGRPMTYAGGAASMADVEKVQVLSGGTVDVTVGSALDIFGGSGVRYGELVSWNRR, encoded by the coding sequence ATGACTCAGTTCCGCCCGTGCATCGACCTCCACCAAGGAAAGGTAAAGCAGATCGTCGGCGGCACCTTGCGCGATGACGGCCCGGGTCCGCGGGAAAATTTCGTGGCCTCGGCCGGGGCAGGGGAGTTCGCGGGGATGTTCCGCGGCGACCAATTGACGGGCGGGCATGTGATCAAACTAGGCCCCGGCAATGACGAAGCGGCCAGGGAAGCCCTCGCCGCATGGCCCGGCGGCCTGCAGATCGGCGGCGGGATCCACTCGGGAAATGCCCGGGAGTGGCTCGATGCCGGTGCCTCTCACGTGATCGTGACCTCCTGGCTTTTTGAAGACGGACGTTTTTCCGAAGACCGCGTGAAGGAGTTGGTTGAAAAGATCGGCGCTTCCCGCCTGGTGATCGATCTTTCGTGCCGCCGCACCGCCCAAGGCTGGACCGTGGCCATGGACCGCTGGCAAACCCTCACCGATCTGGACGTCACGTCGGCCACGCTCGATCGTCTCGCCCCTTGGTGTGACGAATTTTTGATCCACGCTGCCGATGTCGAAGGCCTCTGCGGAGGAATCGATGGCGAGCTGGTTTCCATGCTCGGCGCATGGGGCGGTCGCCCCATGACCTATGCCGGGGGCGCGGCCTCCATGGCCGATGTGGAAAAGGTCCAGGTCCTCTCCGGCGGCACCGTGGACGTCACCGTTGGCTCCGCGCTGGATATCTTTGGCGGCAGCGGCGTTCGCTACGGGGAACTGGTGTCCTGGAACCGTCGCTGA
- a CDS encoding zinc-dependent peptidase — MTGLLILIGGLVCVGAFVFWHSRRAEKLRSKLRENRLDESQRALVIANFPLWEKVPEDIREDAERWMQVFLAEKSFEPCGGLAEVTEEMRLAIAAPACLLIARRPQDYYDRLRSILVYPDAFSVKDEWGIEDIRLGESWGTGSVVLSWQTVKQGDLNPEDGLNVVLHEFAHQIDQEDGAADGVPEFEELTDYGKWSEAFLPAYDEFCERVNAGKRSVLDDYGAESPAEFFAVATETFFERAKGLKREEPEIYAELVKFYGMDPGEWERGE; from the coding sequence ATGACCGGGCTGCTGATCCTGATCGGTGGTCTGGTCTGCGTGGGAGCTTTCGTCTTCTGGCATTCCCGGCGGGCGGAGAAGCTGCGCTCAAAGCTTCGCGAGAATCGTCTGGATGAAAGCCAGCGCGCCTTGGTGATCGCGAATTTCCCGCTTTGGGAAAAGGTTCCCGAGGATATTCGCGAAGATGCGGAGCGCTGGATGCAGGTCTTCCTCGCGGAGAAAAGCTTCGAGCCTTGTGGCGGCTTGGCGGAGGTCACCGAGGAAATGCGTCTCGCGATCGCGGCCCCTGCTTGCCTGCTCATCGCGCGCCGCCCGCAGGATTACTACGATAGGCTTCGTAGTATCCTCGTCTATCCGGATGCTTTCTCGGTGAAAGACGAGTGGGGTATCGAGGACATCCGCCTCGGCGAATCCTGGGGCACCGGCAGCGTGGTGCTTTCTTGGCAGACCGTGAAGCAGGGCGACCTCAATCCGGAGGACGGCCTCAATGTGGTGCTGCACGAATTCGCGCACCAGATCGATCAAGAGGACGGAGCCGCGGATGGCGTCCCGGAGTTTGAAGAGCTCACCGATTACGGCAAGTGGTCCGAGGCCTTCCTTCCTGCCTACGATGAGTTCTGCGAGCGGGTGAACGCCGGAAAACGGAGTGTACTGGATGATTACGGCGCGGAAAGCCCTGCGGAATTCTTCGCCGTCGCCACGGAGACCTTCTTCGAAAGGGCAAAGGGCCTGAAGCGCGAGGAGCCCGAGATCTATGCCGAGCTCGTGAAGTTCTACGGGATGGATCCGGGCGAGTGGGAGCGAGGTGAATGA
- the fabV gene encoding enoyl-ACP reductase FabV, with translation MIISPKIRGFICTTAHPDGCAAHVQEQIDYVKSKPALAHGPKKVLVIGSSTGYGLASRIVPAFGAGAATIGVFFEKEGEEKKTASAGWYNSVAFEEAATKEGLYAKSFNGDAFSNEVKQQVIDAIRADLGQVDMVIYSLASPRRTDPVTGEVYKSVLKPTGQTYTNKNLNTDKKEITEVTIEPANEDEIAQTVKVMGGEDWKLWIDALSEAGVLADGFKTVAYSYIGPELTWAIYTDGTIGRAKVHLEETAKELNASYGASTAVVSVNKALVTQASSAIPVVPLYISILYKLMKAKGTHEGCIEQIQRLFADHYDAPGGPKLDEKGRIRIDDWEMNPEIQAEVEKIWATVSTETIDEVSDFEGYQKEFYRLFGFGLKGIDYDADADPVRPMPSQA, from the coding sequence ATGATCATTTCGCCTAAGATCCGTGGATTCATCTGCACGACCGCCCATCCCGATGGCTGCGCCGCGCACGTTCAGGAGCAGATCGACTATGTGAAGTCGAAACCCGCGCTGGCCCACGGGCCGAAGAAGGTCCTCGTGATTGGTTCCTCCACTGGCTATGGCCTCGCCTCCCGCATCGTCCCGGCCTTCGGTGCCGGTGCCGCCACCATCGGCGTGTTCTTCGAAAAGGAAGGTGAAGAGAAGAAGACCGCCTCAGCCGGTTGGTACAACTCCGTGGCCTTCGAAGAAGCCGCAACGAAAGAAGGACTCTACGCAAAGAGCTTCAATGGCGATGCCTTCTCCAATGAAGTGAAGCAGCAGGTGATCGATGCCATCCGTGCCGATCTCGGCCAAGTGGACATGGTCATCTACAGCCTTGCTTCCCCGCGCCGTACCGATCCGGTCACCGGCGAGGTCTACAAGTCCGTGCTCAAGCCGACCGGCCAGACCTACACCAACAAGAATCTCAATACCGACAAGAAGGAGATCACCGAGGTCACCATCGAACCCGCGAACGAAGACGAGATTGCCCAGACGGTGAAGGTCATGGGTGGCGAGGACTGGAAGCTGTGGATCGATGCGCTTTCAGAAGCCGGCGTGCTCGCCGATGGCTTCAAGACCGTGGCCTACTCCTATATCGGGCCGGAATTGACTTGGGCGATCTATACCGATGGCACCATCGGCCGTGCCAAGGTTCACCTCGAAGAGACCGCTAAGGAGCTCAACGCCAGCTACGGTGCCAGCACCGCAGTGGTGTCCGTGAACAAGGCCTTGGTTACGCAGGCCAGTTCCGCGATCCCGGTGGTTCCGCTTTATATCTCCATCCTCTACAAGCTCATGAAGGCGAAGGGTACACACGAGGGCTGTATCGAGCAGATCCAGCGTCTCTTCGCCGATCACTACGATGCTCCCGGCGGACCGAAGCTTGATGAGAAAGGCCGTATCCGCATCGACGACTGGGAGATGAACCCGGAGATCCAAGCCGAAGTGGAGAAGATCTGGGCGACGGTCAGCACGGAAACCATCGACGAAGTCTCCGACTTCGAAGGCTATCAGAAAGAATTCTATCGTCTCTTCGGTTTCGGACTGAAGGGGATCGACTATGATGCGGACGCGGATCCCGTTCGCCCGATGCCGAGCCAAGCCTAA
- a CDS encoding DUF4190 domain-containing protein yields the protein MPQWYYGSAAGQSGPVEEHEIRALIAAGTVVPETLVWRDGMKDWTPMRAVPEFSGQPLAAYPAPYHAPFSGAPGYPVIPVIPNSGLAIASMVCGIVGICTCYFAIFLGIPAVICGHMALSQINNSQLPMGGRGMAIAGLVLGYLEILITVGFGIFLGIAIATGNP from the coding sequence ATGCCACAGTGGTACTACGGATCAGCGGCGGGCCAGTCCGGTCCTGTCGAGGAACACGAGATCCGCGCCTTGATTGCCGCCGGAACCGTCGTGCCGGAGACCTTGGTATGGCGGGATGGCATGAAGGACTGGACTCCCATGCGGGCGGTTCCGGAATTTTCGGGCCAGCCATTGGCGGCTTACCCCGCGCCCTATCATGCCCCCTTTTCGGGTGCTCCTGGTTATCCGGTGATTCCCGTGATCCCGAACAGTGGCTTGGCGATCGCCAGCATGGTCTGCGGGATCGTGGGCATCTGCACCTGCTACTTCGCGATCTTTCTGGGAATCCCTGCCGTGATCTGCGGCCATATGGCCCTTTCCCAGATCAATAACAGCCAGTTACCCATGGGAGGCAGGGGTATGGCCATTGCCGGGCTCGTATTGGGCTATCTGGAGATCCTCATCACAGTGGGATTTGGCATTTTTTTAGGAATCGCCATCGCGACAGGTAATCCCTAA